GAAGGCCAATATTTAGCTGAAAGCACTGTAAGCTCTTGGCTAGCACGTAGTTCACAAACGGAGGATGGTTTAAATCCTCCAACAACAGATGCTATGACACCAGAAGAACGTGCAACAAAAGCACCTATTTATTTATCTCATATTGTGGAGCAAAATTATTTAAAGAAAACGGATGATAATAAGGTGAAATTAGCTGGTATTTCAATAGGGCTATCATTAAATTCTATCTATTATTATCAAAAAGAAAAATATGGTGAGTATTACGAGGAGCCTATTCCTGAGTCTGCTCTTGTTGAGCAAGGCAAAAAAATGGCGGCTGAAATCGTTTCCCGTATGCGTACACGTGATGAATTAAAAGATGTACCGATAGTCGTTGGGTTGTTTAAACAGCAGGCTCGCAATGAAATTATTCCAGGTACTTATTTTACTTATGGTGTTGCAAAAGAGGGGCAAAATGATATTGGCGATTGGCAACCTCTTGACGAAGAATATGTGATGTTCCCAACAGATGATACACATGATACTTATCGAGATGTTAGTAATAACTTCAAAAACTTCAAACAAGATGTCGATAAATATTTTTCTAACTATACAAGTGTTATTGGCACAGGCTTCTATCAAAATAAAAAAATACAAAAGCTAACAATTGAAATTCCAATTCAATTTTTCGGCACTGCTGAAATTATAGGCTTTACACAATATTTAACGGGCGCCCTAATCAATCAATTTGATAATATAAATGTCGAAGTGAGCATTACTTCAATTAATGGTCCAGAGGCTTTAATTATGAAAGAAGCGAATGATAAAGACCCGTATGTACACGTTTATGAGTAAAAAATAGTCAGCCTTGTGCTGGCTATTTTTATGCATAATCGCACTTAAATCCACTAGGTTTTCGTTTAATAGAATTTGGACAATGTACATCATATGTAAGTAATGGTTTGTAAAGCTTTTCTGAAATCCAGTTCAGTTAACAATTATAGCTACGTTCAACAAAAGAAGACATCTTTGGACAACACTTTGTTATAGTAGTGAAAGTTTCTGTATTTTTGGTGAAAGTTGTGATTTTTAATAGGAAAAATGTTATGATTATTGGCATGGTTAACTTTATTCAACCCTATTGTTATCAACAAAAACAATGAATTGGATCGTATTCGGAGGTGTAAAAAATGGCAAAATTAACAAAAGAAGAAGTTAAGCACGTTGCGAATTTAGCACGTCTTGCAATTACAGAAGAAGAAGCGGAAAAATTTGCTGAGCAACTTGGGAAAATTACTGACTTTGCAGAGCAACTAAACGAGTTAGATACTACAAATGTTGAACCAACAACACACGTTTTACCATTGGTAAACGTAATGCGTGAAGATGTGGCAACAAAAGGTCTAGACCGTGATGTAATGATGTTAAACGTGAAAGAACAAGAAGATGGTCAAGTAAAAGTACCAGCTATCATGTAATACTAAAAAATAGGAGGATTCCTCATGACGTTATTTGAACGTTCAGCAAAGGAGCTACAAGCTGAAATTAAAGCTGGTAACCTAACAATCGCTGACTTAACAAAAGAAGCATATGAACGCGTAACAAAGCTTGACGGCGATGTACAAGCATTCCTTGCTTCAAACGAAGAAAAAGCAACTGCACAAGCAGCTGAAATGGACAAAGTGCCATTTGAAGAACGTGGACCACTTTTTGGTCTTCCTATTGGTGTAAAAGACAATATCGTAACAGAGGGCTTAGAAACAACTTGTGCTTCTAAAATCCTTGAAGGATTTATGCCAATTTACGATGCGACAGTCGTTAATAAGCTACGCGAAGCTGGCATGATTACAATCGGTAAATTGAACATGGACGAGTTTGCAATGGGTTCTTCAAATGAAAACTCATTCTATAAAACAACAAAAAATCCATGGAACTTAAATCACGTACCAGGTGGTTCTTCAGGTGCATCTGCGGCAGCAGTAGCAGCAGGAGAAGTATCATTCTCACTTGGTTCAGATACAGGTGGTTCAATCCGTCAACCAGCAGCATATTGCGGTGTCGTAGGGATGAAACCTACATACGGTCGTGTATCTCGATTTGGACTTGTGGCATTCGCTTCTTCGTTAGATCAAATCGGACCAATTACACGTAATGTTGAAGACAATGCGCTTTTACTAGAAGCTATTTCAGGATTAGACACTAATGATTCAACATCAGCAAATGTAGAAGTACCAAACTTCGCAGCAGCACTGACTGGCGATGTAAAAGGTTTACGTATTGCTGTACCAAAGGAATTTTTAGGTGAAGGTGTTGGCGAAGCGGCACGTCAATCAGTACTTGATGCACTAGAAGTACTAAAAGGCTTAGGTGCGACAGTTGAAGAAGTATCACTTCCTCATTCTAAATATGCACTTGCAGCTTACTATATCCTTTCTTCTTCTGAAGCGTCATCAAACCTTTCTCGTTTTGATGGTATCCGTTACGGTTTCCGTGCAGAAAACGTTAATAACCTAATGGACCTTTACAAAGAAACACGTGCACAAGGCTTTGGTGATGAAGTAAAACGTCGTATCATGCTAGGAACTTATTCACTTAGCGCTGGTACTTACGACGCTTATTACAAAAAAGCACAGCAAGCACGTACACTTATTAAAGCAGACTACGACAAAGTATTTGAAGACTTTGATGTAATCATTGGACCTACGGCACCAACGCCAGCATTTAAAATTGGTGAAAATGTTGATGACCCAATGACGATGTATGCCAACGATATTTTAACAATTCCTATGAACTTAGCGGGCGTGCCAGCAATTTCAATTCCTTGTGGCTTTGAAAACGGTCTACCACTAGGCTTGCAAATCATTGGTAAATACTTCGATGAAGCAACAATTTACCGTGTAGCGCATGCGTTCGAGCAAGCTACTGCGTTCCATAAAGAAGTTCCTCAAATTTGGGAGGGAAAATAACATGAACTTTGAAACAGTCATTGGTTTAGAAGTACACGTTGAGTTAAAAACAAACTCAAAAATCTTCTCGCCAGCGCCAGCTCACTTCGGTGCTGAACCAAATACAAATACAACAGTAATCGACCTAGGTTATCCTGGTGTCCTTCCTGTCTTAAATAAAAATGTTGTAGATTTCGCGATGCGTGCAGCTCTTGCACTAAACATGGAAATCGAGCAAGAAACAAAATTTGACCGTAAAAACTACTTCTATCCGGATAATCCGAAAGCATATCAAATTTCACAATTCGATAAGCCAATTGGTAAAAACGGTTGGATTGATATTGAAGTAGATGGTTACACAAAACGTATCGGTATTACGCGCCTTCATATGGAAGAAGATGCTGGTAAACTATCTCATGCTGGTGACCATTCATTAGTGGACTTTAACCGTCAAGGTACACCGCTTGTAGAAATCGTTTCTGAGCCAGATCTTCGCACAGCAAATGAAGCGTATGCTTACCTTGAAAAATTGAAATCAATTATTCAATATACAGATGTTTCAGACTGTAAAATGGAAGAAGGTTCACTACGCTGTGATGCCAACATTTCAATTCGCCCATATGGCCGAGAAGAATTTGGTACAAAAACAGAGCTTAAAAACCTTAACTCATTTAACTACGTACGTCGTGGTATTGAGCACGAAGAGTTACGTCAAGCGGACGTATTACTGTCAGGTGGCGTGATTGATCAAGAAACGCGTCGCTTTGACGAAAAAACAGGTAAAACTATTTTAATGCGTGTTAAAGAAGGAACAGATGATTATCGTTACTTCCCAGAGCCAGATTTAGTGCGTCTGTCAATCGATGATGAGTGGTTAGAGCGCGTAAAATCAGAGATTCCAGAACTTCCAGATGCTCGTAAAAAACGTTATGTTGAAGAATTAGGATTAACACCTTATGACGCTGGCGTTCTTGTTATTTCTAAAGAAATTTCTGATTTCTTTGAAGCGATGATAGCTGAAGGAGCAGATGCAAAACTTTCTGCAAACTGGTTGATGGGTGATGTTTCTGCATATTTAAATGCTGAACAAAAAGATCTTAAAGATACTGCGTTAACTCCAGAAAACCTAGCAGGCATGGTGAAATTGATTGCAGACGGTACAATTTCTTCTAAAATCGGTAAAAAAGTATTTACTGAGTTAGTCGAAAACGGTGGTTCAGCTAATGACATCGTGAAGGCAAAAGGATTAGTTCAAATTTCTGATGAGGGTGCATTATTAGCAATCGTAACAGAAGTATTAGATAACAATGCACAATCGATCGAAGACTTCAAAAATGGTAAGGATCGTGCAATTGGCTTCTTAGTTGGACAAATTATGAAAGCTACAAAAGGCCAAGCGAACCCACCAATGGTCAACAAATTATTACAACAAGAAATTGCAAAACGCTAATTTTTTTGATATTTCGATGAGTCAAGAGAGTGTATTCACTTTCTTGGCTTTTTAAATGTAAAAATTGTACATACTAACAAATCGTAACACTAAATAGTTGTCTAAAAAGAGTATTCATAGCAAAATATAGAATAGAACAAACACTTCATTTAAAAAGGGGATAAGTATATGAAAACTGAACAACAATATTTTGAAGAAGCCATTTCAATTCAACAATATATGGAAAACATGACAACTCTTAAAGAAGATAGCTTCCGTATTTATGATGGCTTTGAAGTGCCAATGTACGATGGTTTTGTAGCTTTATTAAAAGACAAGCAACCTAAAATTTTAACAATCACTGAAGATTGGTGCGGAGATGCGATGTTAAATAATCCAATTATTCGCCGTGTTGCAGAGGCAGCTGGATTAGATATGCGCACCGTTTTACGCGATGCCGATACAGATTTAATCGACCGTTACTTAACAAACGGTGGCCGTGCAATTCCTATGTATATTTTACTTAATGAATCAGGTCAAGTTATCGGTAAATGGGGACCACGTGCGCCTGAGTTACAGGATATTGTTGTGAAGAAAAGAGCTACATTACCAGACAAAGAAGATCCAACTTTTGAGGAAGCACAAAAAGCACTTTACACTGAAATACGTGAAGATAATATTACGAACAAAGCAAATTGGACATATGTATACGAAGATTTCAAAAAACATGTAACAGCAGCATTACAATAATGGAGTAATTGGCTTAGTCAAAGGTGTAACGTATAATACGCGCTCGTAGGGGCGTATTGAAAGCATATGGTGTAATTTGTTTTGCAAGGCGTAGAACTTCGCATTAAATCATCAGTGCAACATTTCAATGGTTTATTCGTTGAAAGTATTAGAATCTTATGAAGCAGGAAGGTATGTTATGAAACGAGCAAGAATCATTTATAATCCTACATCTGGGCGAGAAGCGTTTAAAAAGCATTTACCAGAAGTATTGGAGAAACTAGAGGTAGCAGGCTATGAGACATCTTGTCACGCAACGACTTGTGAAGGCGATGCTATAGAAGCAGCAAAAAACGCAGTAGAACGTGGATTTGATATTATCATAGCAGTTGGTGGGGATGGGACGTTAAATGAGGTTGTTTCTGGTGTCGGGCAATTTGAAAAACGTCCGAAGATTGGCTTAATTCCAATGGGGACAACGAATGATTTTGCACGTGCCGTCCATATTCCACGAAATATTGATGAAGCCGTTGATATTATTATTAAAGGCGATACCTTACCAGTAGATGTTGGATTGTTAAATGGAGAACGCTATTTCATCAATATCGCTGCTGGGGGACGTATTACTGAGCTAACGTACGAAGTGCCAAGCAAAATGAAAACAATGCTAGGGCAGTTAGCTTACTATTTAAAAGCGGTTGAAATGATTCCATCTATTAAGGCATCACATATGCGTATTGAATATGATGGTGAAGTATTTGATGGAGATGCAATGATGTTTTTATGTGGCTTAACGAACTCTGTTGGCGGCTTTGAAAAGCTTGCACCAGATGCGAGCATAAACGACGGTTACTTTACATTATTAGTATTGAAAAAAGTGAGCCTTCCAGAATTTATTCAACTTGCGGCAATGGCGTTACGAGGCGAACATTTAAAGGATGATCGTGTTATTTATAAAAAAGCAAGTGTTGTGAAAGTTACGACGGAAAACGAAGTGCATTTAAATCTAGATGGCGAATACGGTGGAGATGCACCTGCAACATTTGAAAATTTGAAGCGCCATATTGAAATTTTTGTACCGATTGAAGATATTCGGGAGGAAGATCGGATTTAAATTAATCTTATGGAACAATGGCAAATAAGTGTAAATAATTTTGTAAATTTACACTTATTTGTTTGTAATCCCCTCATAAATTGGGGTTGTGAACGAATTAAGAAAAATGTTTGGCGAATATGCGTATATTAAATGAACAAAATTTGAAACCTTTATAATAGGCCGAAGTTTCGGTCCATTATAAAGGTTTTTTTCGTTGAAATAGTGGAAAATATGGGTATGGATAAGGGAAAGGAAGTGGTGCAATGTGTATAAGTCACAGGAAAGAAAGCTTATTTGGTTAAGCTTCGGTGTTGCAATTATCATGCTACTTTCCATACTGGGAAGAATATTTGGTAGTTAGGAGGGTAATGAGATGATTAATGAATCAGCAGTCTTTTGGAGTCGTGCATTAACGGAGCTTACGTTATCGTTCCATATCATTTATGCAACGATTGGTGTCGGCGTGCCGTTAATGATTATGATTGCGCAGTGGACTGGATACAAAAAGAATGACGAGCATTATATTTTAATGGCACGACGTTGGGCACGAGGTTTCGTCATTACCGTTGCTGTAGGGGTCGTTACAGGTACAGCTATCGGATTACAATTATCTTTACTATGGCCGAATTTTATGCAACTCGCAGGGCAAACTATAGCATTACCACTCTTTATGGAAACCTTTGCATTCTTCTTTGAGGCCATTTTCTTAGGTATCTACTTATACACTTGGGATCGTTTCGATAGTCAGAAAAAACATATGCTCCTTCTAATTCCTGTTGCATTAGGTGCATCAATGTCTGCAGTTTTTATAACAATCGTGAATGCCTTTATGAACGCACCACAAGGCTTTGACATAGTGGACGGTCAGCTCGTTAATATTCAACCATTTCTAGCAATGTTTAACCCAGCTATGCCAACTAAAGTAGCGCACGTGCTTGTTACAGCCTATATGACATCAGCATTTGTGTTGGCGGCAATTGCAGGCTACCGTATGCTTAAAGGCTCAGACCATATTTATCATAAAAAATCATTATTTTTATTAATGAAGATTGGTCTGGTGACATCAATTTCAGCTGCAATAATAGGTGACTTCTCAGGCAAATACTTAGCGGAATACCAACCAGAAAAATTAGCTGCGGCTGAATGGCATTTTGAAACAACAGATAAAGCATCACTTATTTTATTCGGTGTGCTAGATGGCGAGGAAGTAAAGTATGCCATTAAAGTACCTTATGCATTAAGTATACTAGCAGCTAATAATCCAAATGCAGAAGTGATAGGCTTAGACCAATTTGCGGAGGAAGACCGACCACCGCTTTATATTCACTATCTGTTTAATACGATGGTCTTTATCGGTATGTTCATGGCATTAGTTTCTTTAGTTTATGTAGTAGGGAAATTACGTCGTTGGCGGTTTATTCATTCGCGGTTGTTTAGATGGATTATTGTTGCAGGTGCACCACTGTCAATAATAGCGATTGAATCAGGCTGGTGGCTTGCCGAAGTTGGACGTCAACCGTGGATATTATACGGTATTATGCGAACACCAGAGGGCGCAACAACGAGCGATCATGTGGATTTAATGATGCTGTTATTCTCAGGTGTTTATGCGGTACTTGGAGTAGGTAGTACCGTTGTATTAATTCGCATGTTTAAAAAGAATCCAATTGAGCGTGAAATTGAAGATCGGAATATAGAAAAAGGCGGTGACATCATATGACATTAGAGATATTAGGAATTTCAGTATTGTGGATTTTCCTTTTTGGTTATGTGATGGTCGCATCCATTGATTTTGGTGCAGGCTTTTTCAATGCTTACAGTCTCCTAATTGGGAAAAACCATATTATAACGAATATTATTAAACGATATTTATCGCCTGTATGGGAAGTAACGAATGTCTTTTTAGTGTTTTTCTTTGTTGGGATTGTAGGATTTTTCCCTCAAACAGCATTTTACTATGGAACAATTTTGCTTGTGCCGGTTAGTATTTCATTAGTGTTGCTTGCGATTCGTGGCTCGTACTATGCATTTGAATCGTATGGCGCACGTGGACATGTTGGTTATTCTCTGACATATGGCTTAACAGGTTTACTTATACCAGCCTCATTATCTGTAGTATTTGCTATTGCAGGTGGCGGCTATGTGGATATGGTGGAAGGGCAACCAGTATTAAATTATTGGACACTATATACGAGTACGTTTGCTTGGAGTATTGTCGTATTAAGCATAGCAGCTGTTCTTTATATATCCGCAGTATTTTTAACGTGGTATGCACATAAAGCAACAGATGTAGAGGCAACAAATTTAATGCGAAAATATGCCTTAATTTGGGCAGCACCATTAATGATTAGTGCACTTGGGATTATGTATGAAATGAAATCCATTAACCCTGAAAGCTATCAGCATATGGTCAACTTATGGTGGATGTTTGCTATTTCCGCAGTATTATTTATTATTACTGTCATATTGTTATGGATGCGAAAAAATTATGGGCTTGCTGTAGGACTATTAATCGCTCAGTTCGCAGTAGCGTTTTTTGCTTACGGTATCGCGCAATATCCATATTTACTGTATCCATATTTAACGATTTATGATAGCTTTACAAACACACAAATGGCTATTGCATTAGTCATCGTATTTGTTTTAGGATTATGCCTGCTTCTACCTTCACTATATTTATTGTTGAAACTATTTTTATTCAACAAAAATTATGTGACAGGGAAAGAAGACCATCATGCATAGGAGGTTATAGCGATGGAAAAATTTTTAATGTTTTATGCACCATTTATTGTCGTCATTCTCGGAATAATTGTGATGTTCTGGTGGGCACCAAAAGATGATTATGTAACGAAAAATAATGAAAAGAGTCGCGAATAGCGACTCTTTTTTAGCACTGTCTGGGCTAAGGTAACTATCAATTGAAGATATGCTAAGGAAAACGGGGAGCTCGTTCACATTGCGAGTCGTGGTCGCTCCAGGTCATTATTTTTTAGCACAGCTAGAATAGCGTGATAAATTCATGCCTTGTTCTTTTTTCCTCCGCTATCACATGCTACAATAAGAAGATTGAAATGGAGGATGTACGAATGTCAGCACCCGTAAAAAAGAATGACCAACTCACAGTTTATATAGAAGATTTAACACATGATGGCAATGGTGTCGCAAAAGTCGATGGCTATCCATTATTTATTCAAGGTGCATTACCGAATGAAACAGCAGAAATTCATGTTTTAAAAACGTTAAAAAATTATGGATTTGCAAAAGTGATAGAAATAATTCAACCTTCACCTGATCGAGTAGATGCACCTTGCGATTATTTTAAGCAATGTGGTGGCTGTCAGTTACAGCACTTATCGTACGAGGGGCAGTTAAAGTGGAAGGAAAATATGGTGCGGAATGTTATGCAACGCTTAGGCAAAATTGACGCACCCGTTTTACCAGTGAAGGGGATGGAGGAGCCTTGGCAATATCGCAATAAAGCTCAAATTCCATTTTCTACAAATGACGCGGGACAAGTCATTGCTGGTTTCTACAAAACAAAATCGCATACAATTGTCGATATGGACCGCTGTTTAATCCAAACAGGCGAAGCGGACGCAATTCTTTCGGGATTAAAAAAGGAATTAACGGCAATCGGTATTCAACCTTATAATGAAGCATCACATGAAGGGATGCTGCGTCACGTCGTTATCCGTACTGCACGTGCAACAGGTGAGGTTATGGTCGTACTCGTTACGAAAAAGAAAAAATTTCCGCAAAAAGAAGCGGCTGTAGCGAGCATATTAAAGCTATTGCCAAACGTTACATCGATAATGCAAAACATCAATAGCGATAAAACAAACGTTATTTTTGGTGATGAAACGATCAACCTTTGGGGCAATGATGTAATCATTGATTCTATCGGTGATGTGCGCTTCGAAATTTCGGCACGATCGTTCTACCAAGTAAATCCTCAGCAAACGGAAGTGCTATACAAGCAAGCGCTAGACTATGCTGATTTACAAGGTCATGAACGTGTCATTGATGCCTACTGTGGCATCGGTACAATTTCATTATTCCTCGCTCAAAAAGCGAAGGCAGTAATGGGTGTCGAAATCGTACCACAAGCCATTGAAGATGCAAAACGCAATGCAGAGCTTAACGGCTTTACAAATACGTACTTCGAGGCAGGTCCAGCAGAGGAAGTGATTCCACGCTGGTATAAGGAAGGCAAAGAAGCAGATGTCCTTGTTGTAGACCCACCACGTAAAGGATGCGATGAAGCACTTTTACAAACAATTTTAGAGCAACGCCCAAAACGAGTTGTTTATGTATCATGTAACCCAGCTACACTCGCACGTGACCTTCGCATATTGGAAGATGGCGGATACAAAACACAGGAAGTTCAACCTGTCGATATGTTCCCGCACTCCACGCATTGTGAAGCAGTTGCATGGTTGGAGTTAGCTTAATATATGGGGTACACATATAATTCTTAATAATACGGATTATAATTTTAAAAGTAGAAAAGTTCCATACAGACCCTGATTTTGCAAATACCTTTTGCGAAATGGGGGTCTTTTTATATGGAACTTAATTGGAAAATATCATTGATTTATTTCATGAAGATATCCTATGCTTATCCCAGGAAATTAGTTGCTTTTTATAGGGGCTTTCCATAAGTTTCATGACTTTTTATAAGGGGTCTTATTTTATGAGGGTTTAGAGAGTAATTTTTTATTTTACCTCATAATAAAATATGGTGTCAATAATAAATTTGTGATTTTTTAAAAAAATGTTATAATAGTCTTATAGTTGTTTTTTTCAGATCGTATTTCGAATTCCGCTGACCTTTTTTGCAGATAGAATTCGGATACGTTTTTTTTATATCCTTTATCTTAAGACAAAGGAAAAAATTTAAAACAGTTATTTAAGCTTTTAAGATAATAGGTCTAATTAATTTACTATCTAATAGTAACCGCGTTTTTATTCCAAAAGGAGGATTAGAATAATGAATCTAATCAATAAAAAAGTTACACATAAGCGTTTTGGCATGGGTAGTATAGTTAAACATAATGAGTCTATTATTGAAATACATTTTGCGTCGGAAAATAAAATGTTTGTTTTCCCTGATGTATTTGGAAAGTACCTAAAACTACATGATAAAAGTGATGCTCATTTAATCGAAAAAATAATACAAATAAAGGAAATGGAAAGAAAAGAGGAAGAAAGGAAGAAGGAAGAAGAAAAAAAACTACAGCGAAAAAACCTGAAACTTCGATTAGAACACGAAAAACTTATGAAACATCATAAACTCCATCCTGAATCACAAATGGTTTTTAGATGTGACATAGAAGAACAAAATAGTTCTGTTTCAGAGTGGAAGGTTTTTTCAGGCGCAATAAAAAGTGGTAATAACAAGGGGAAGCCAAACAAACCTATCCGCATGCACCAAAATAGCGCTGTCCTGTTAACAGCACTAGATCCCGGCATGCCTGAAAAAGACAGACGTATCATAGGTGTCTATATGGTGAATGAAGATTTTATCGGTAAGCTGTGTGAAGATGGAAATATTCCTGCCCATTCAAAATACAAACTCCAACTTTCAGAACAGGAATCGAATCAATTACTTTTATGGAAGTATTATACAGATAAAAAATCCCCTGACAAAATGACATGGAATTCAGGTAAATACCGTTATTTTGATAATGTATGGATGGCTCAAATTTTACTTGATATCGTTTCGTTGAAGAGTGAACCAACAGAACAAGAGCTAGCACAACGATTTTTTAAACATTTTTGTAAAATGAATCAAATAACAGATCATGATTTACCAAAGCCTAATGGTGCATTAATGCGTATTTAGACTTTAGCCTAAAGATAAGAATGACAGGACACTGACATAATCTCCTAGCTATCACTAATGCCGAACAGTGCTTTGCTCTGTTTGCTAATTAACATGTGGAGTTCATATAATTATTTAGCAAGAACGAATTCTTATTAATGGGATTCGTTCTTTTTGTATTAATTGAATTTATTGAGCTAACGAAGTGGGACTTTAATAAAATAAGCAAAAACCAAATATGATGAAGAAAATTGGCTCGATTCCACTTCTTCGTGAGTGTGGAGCAAATCTCCGCCTATCTTGACTAGTTTTTTTCGTGTGAGCAACTGTTAAAATTTTTTTATTTGAGTTAGAAGCATTACTAGAACTAGCTTAATTAAGGTTTTACC
The genomic region above belongs to Lysinibacillus sp. FSL W8-0992 and contains:
- a CDS encoding cytochrome ubiquinol oxidase subunit I, which translates into the protein MINESAVFWSRALTELTLSFHIIYATIGVGVPLMIMIAQWTGYKKNDEHYILMARRWARGFVITVAVGVVTGTAIGLQLSLLWPNFMQLAGQTIALPLFMETFAFFFEAIFLGIYLYTWDRFDSQKKHMLLLIPVALGASMSAVFITIVNAFMNAPQGFDIVDGQLVNIQPFLAMFNPAMPTKVAHVLVTAYMTSAFVLAAIAGYRMLKGSDHIYHKKSLFLLMKIGLVTSISAAIIGDFSGKYLAEYQPEKLAAAEWHFETTDKASLILFGVLDGEEVKYAIKVPYALSILAANNPNAEVIGLDQFAEEDRPPLYIHYLFNTMVFIGMFMALVSLVYVVGKLRRWRFIHSRLFRWIIVAGAPLSIIAIESGWWLAEVGRQPWILYGIMRTPEGATTSDHVDLMMLLFSGVYAVLGVGSTVVLIRMFKKNPIEREIEDRNIEKGGDII
- the gatA gene encoding Asp-tRNA(Asn)/Glu-tRNA(Gln) amidotransferase subunit GatA codes for the protein MTLFERSAKELQAEIKAGNLTIADLTKEAYERVTKLDGDVQAFLASNEEKATAQAAEMDKVPFEERGPLFGLPIGVKDNIVTEGLETTCASKILEGFMPIYDATVVNKLREAGMITIGKLNMDEFAMGSSNENSFYKTTKNPWNLNHVPGGSSGASAAAVAAGEVSFSLGSDTGGSIRQPAAYCGVVGMKPTYGRVSRFGLVAFASSLDQIGPITRNVEDNALLLEAISGLDTNDSTSANVEVPNFAAALTGDVKGLRIAVPKEFLGEGVGEAARQSVLDALEVLKGLGATVEEVSLPHSKYALAAYYILSSSEASSNLSRFDGIRYGFRAENVNNLMDLYKETRAQGFGDEVKRRIMLGTYSLSAGTYDAYYKKAQQARTLIKADYDKVFEDFDVIIGPTAPTPAFKIGENVDDPMTMYANDILTIPMNLAGVPAISIPCGFENGLPLGLQIIGKYFDEATIYRVAHAFEQATAFHKEVPQIWEGK
- the gatC gene encoding Asp-tRNA(Asn)/Glu-tRNA(Gln) amidotransferase subunit GatC, with the translated sequence MAKLTKEEVKHVANLARLAITEEEAEKFAEQLGKITDFAEQLNELDTTNVEPTTHVLPLVNVMREDVATKGLDRDVMMLNVKEQEDGQVKVPAIM
- a CDS encoding CamS family sex pheromone protein — protein: MKSFRLIPAIVAAAMLVGCVPSNKKETELTQETQQEKAETTIIPSLQIDESFYKTLIPYKESASRGLVVSNIYTKYDMKEVETGLMRLSQNEFDTENYYFQEGQYLAESTVSSWLARSSQTEDGLNPPTTDAMTPEERATKAPIYLSHIVEQNYLKKTDDNKVKLAGISIGLSLNSIYYYQKEKYGEYYEEPIPESALVEQGKKMAAEIVSRMRTRDELKDVPIVVGLFKQQARNEIIPGTYFTYGVAKEGQNDIGDWQPLDEEYVMFPTDDTHDTYRDVSNNFKNFKQDVDKYFSNYTSVIGTGFYQNKKIQKLTIEIPIQFFGTAEIIGFTQYLTGALINQFDNINVEVSITSINGPEALIMKEANDKDPYVHVYE
- the cydS gene encoding cytochrome bd oxidase small subunit CydS, with protein sequence MEKFLMFYAPFIVVILGIIVMFWWAPKDDYVTKNNEKSRE
- a CDS encoding thioredoxin family protein — protein: MKTEQQYFEEAISIQQYMENMTTLKEDSFRIYDGFEVPMYDGFVALLKDKQPKILTITEDWCGDAMLNNPIIRRVAEAAGLDMRTVLRDADTDLIDRYLTNGGRAIPMYILLNESGQVIGKWGPRAPELQDIVVKKRATLPDKEDPTFEEAQKALYTEIREDNITNKANWTYVYEDFKKHVTAALQ
- a CDS encoding cytochrome d ubiquinol oxidase subunit II; translation: MTLEILGISVLWIFLFGYVMVASIDFGAGFFNAYSLLIGKNHIITNIIKRYLSPVWEVTNVFLVFFFVGIVGFFPQTAFYYGTILLVPVSISLVLLAIRGSYYAFESYGARGHVGYSLTYGLTGLLIPASLSVVFAIAGGGYVDMVEGQPVLNYWTLYTSTFAWSIVVLSIAAVLYISAVFLTWYAHKATDVEATNLMRKYALIWAAPLMISALGIMYEMKSINPESYQHMVNLWWMFAISAVLFIITVILLWMRKNYGLAVGLLIAQFAVAFFAYGIAQYPYLLYPYLTIYDSFTNTQMAIALVIVFVLGLCLLLPSLYLLLKLFLFNKNYVTGKEDHHA
- the gatB gene encoding Asp-tRNA(Asn)/Glu-tRNA(Gln) amidotransferase subunit GatB; the protein is MNFETVIGLEVHVELKTNSKIFSPAPAHFGAEPNTNTTVIDLGYPGVLPVLNKNVVDFAMRAALALNMEIEQETKFDRKNYFYPDNPKAYQISQFDKPIGKNGWIDIEVDGYTKRIGITRLHMEEDAGKLSHAGDHSLVDFNRQGTPLVEIVSEPDLRTANEAYAYLEKLKSIIQYTDVSDCKMEEGSLRCDANISIRPYGREEFGTKTELKNLNSFNYVRRGIEHEELRQADVLLSGGVIDQETRRFDEKTGKTILMRVKEGTDDYRYFPEPDLVRLSIDDEWLERVKSEIPELPDARKKRYVEELGLTPYDAGVLVISKEISDFFEAMIAEGADAKLSANWLMGDVSAYLNAEQKDLKDTALTPENLAGMVKLIADGTISSKIGKKVFTELVENGGSANDIVKAKGLVQISDEGALLAIVTEVLDNNAQSIEDFKNGKDRAIGFLVGQIMKATKGQANPPMVNKLLQQEIAKR
- a CDS encoding diacylglycerol kinase, translating into MKRARIIYNPTSGREAFKKHLPEVLEKLEVAGYETSCHATTCEGDAIEAAKNAVERGFDIIIAVGGDGTLNEVVSGVGQFEKRPKIGLIPMGTTNDFARAVHIPRNIDEAVDIIIKGDTLPVDVGLLNGERYFINIAAGGRITELTYEVPSKMKTMLGQLAYYLKAVEMIPSIKASHMRIEYDGEVFDGDAMMFLCGLTNSVGGFEKLAPDASINDGYFTLLVLKKVSLPEFIQLAAMALRGEHLKDDRVIYKKASVVKVTTENEVHLNLDGEYGGDAPATFENLKRHIEIFVPIEDIREEDRI